A part of Natator depressus isolate rNatDep1 chromosome 18, rNatDep2.hap1, whole genome shotgun sequence genomic DNA contains:
- the SRM gene encoding spermidine synthase, whose amino-acid sequence MEPGAAAAGAIREGWFRETCSLWPGQALSLQVEELLHQQRSRYQEILVFRSKTYGNVLVLDGVIQCTERDEFSYQEMIANLPLCSHPDPRKVLIIGGGDGGVLREVVKHPSVDSVVQCEIDEDVIQVSKKYLPGMAVGYSSPKLTLHVGDGFEFMKQNQEAFDVIITDSSDPMGPAESLFKESYYQLMKTALREDGILCCQGECQWLHLDLIKEMRQFCKSLFPVVEYAYCTIPTYPSGQIGFMLCSKNPSTNFREPTQQLSQQQVEKMNLKYYNSDIHQAAFILPEFARKALSDV is encoded by the exons ATGGAGCCcggggcggcggcggctggggCCATCCGCGAGGGCTGGTTCCGGGAGACCTGCAGCCTCTGGCCCGGCCAGGCCCTGTCGCTGCAGGTGGAGGAGCTGCTGCACCAGCAGCGCTCCCGCTACCAGGAGATCCTGGTCTTCCGGAG CAAGACCTACGGCAACGTGCTGGTGCTGGACGGGGTGATCCAGTGCACGGAGAGAGATGAGTTCTCCTACCAGGAGATGATCGCCAACCTACCTCTCTGCAGCCACCCGGATCCCCGCAAG GTGCTAATTATTGGTGGTGGCGATGGGGGCGTGTTACGAGAAGTGGTCAAGCACCCCTCTGTGGATTCTGTGGTGCAGTGTGAAATTGACGAG GATGTGATTCAGGTATCAAAGAAATACCTCCCAGGGATGGCGGTGGGCTATTCCAGCCCCAAGCTGACCCTGCACGTCGGGGACGGCTTTGAGTTCATGAAACAGAACCAAGAAGCCTTTGATGTGATTATCACAGACTCCTCCGACCCCATGG GTCCTGCAGAGAGCTTGTTCAAAGAATCCTACTACCAGCTGATGAAGACGGCTCTGCGAGAGGATGGGATTCTCTGCTGCCAAG GTGAATGCCAGTGGCTGCACCTGGATCTCATTAAGGAGATGCGTCAGTTCTGCAAGTCTCTGTTCCCTGTGGTGGAATACGCTTACTGCACCATCCCTACCTATCCCAGCGGGCAGATCGGCTTCATGCTGTGCAGTAAGAACCCA AGCACAAATTTCCGGGAGCCTACGCAGCAGCTATCGCAGCAGCAAGTGGAAAAGATGAACCTGAAATACTACAACTCTGACATCCATCAGGCAGCTTTCATCCTGCCTGAGTTTGCACGGAAG GCCTTGAGTGACGTGTGA